In a genomic window of Punica granatum isolate Tunisia-2019 chromosome 6, ASM765513v2, whole genome shotgun sequence:
- the LOC116211360 gene encoding protein CHROMATIN REMODELING 5 isoform X5: MAFFKNYSAETVSQSILDENSRSQNVNRLNSSSRNEDVDGAFSAREFDMNVDAQYQSDDEPYGTRMVQNEAATDNGIRLNNLQPSGRRNANAGQWGSSFWKDCKPMCPPGGSESGPESKSGSDNKYDERSDDHLTDARDSDDDEGPKEVDKGQRGHPDVPAEEMLSDEYYEQDGDEQSDRAPYRGYKHPMGITSRTSINTNPVAASRKVSRNSRSLNIDEEDDFGDVEDKNDDADYEEEDEDDEDDPNDADFDPDGRGTIGRTTNKDEDWDAEASDEDDVSDDEVDVSDEEDSYYSKKPKGKQGHKGGYTAKSSKERKAAPAYRRQNRGKAFSDEEESSAKDSDGESFEDLRGASRRGAQMRKSNGRLNMSTNIIRESNEVRTSSRSVRKVSYVESDESEDVDEAKKKKSQKEEVEEDEGDSIEKVLWHQPMGMAEEALRNNRPAEPVLLSHLFDTEPDLDDMEFLIKWKGQSHLHCQWKSLADLQNLSGFKKVLNYTKKVMEDVKFRMSVSREEIEVNDVSKEMDLDLIKQYSQVERIIADRISKDGSGGVVPEYLVKWQGLSYAEATWEKDVDIAFAQDAIDEYKAREAAMEVQGKAVDPQRKKSKASLRKLDEQPEWLRGGKLRDYQLEGLNFLVNSWRNDTNVILADEMGLGKTVQSVSMLGFLQNTQQIHGPFLVVVPLSTLSNWAKEFRKWLPDMNVIVYVGTRASREVCQQYEFYNDKKVGRPIKFNALLTTYEVVLKDKAVLSKMKWSYLMVDEAHRLKNSEAQLYTTLSEFSTKNKLLITGTPLQNSVEELWALLHFLDPDKFRSKEDFVQNYKNLSSFNENELANLHMELRPHILRRVIKDVEKSLPPKIERILRVEMSPLQKQYYKWILERNFHDLNKGVRGNQVSLLNIVVELKKCCNHPFLFESADHGYGGDWVTGDSSKLERIILSSGKLVILDKLLVRLHETKHRVLIFSQMVRMLDILAEYMSLRGFQFQRLDGSTKAELRQQAMDHFNAPGSDDFCFLLSTRAGGLGINLATADTVIIFDSDWNPQNDLQAMSRAHRIGQQEVVNIYRFVTSKSVEEDILERAKRKMVLDHLVIQKLNAEGRLEKKETKKGSFFDKNELSAILRFGAEELFKEEKNDEESKKKLLNLDIDEILERAEKVEEEDAGEEGHELLSAFKVANFTSAEDDGSFWSRWIKPEAIAQAEEALAPRAARSTKSYAEASQPSQPDRSNKRRKKETEPPMRGSKRRKADFSVPSVPTIEGASVQVRGWSHGNLSKRDALRFSRAVMKFGNESQIDLIVSEVGGAISAAPLEAQIELFSALVDGCREAVKLGNLDPRQGTLLDFFGVSVKANDLLTRVEELQLLAKRISRYDDPIKQFRVLAYLKPSNWSKGCGWNQIDDARLLLGIHYHGFGNWESIRLDGRLGLMKKIAPAELQHHETFLPRAPNLKDRANALLEMELAAVGGKNSKAKVGKKVPKNLKETAASATGARVKNGIAGPSRVNLRSNKDRLQKLPKAAEPLVKEEGEMSDHEEVYEQFKETKWMEWCQDVMADELKTLDRLHRLQTTSANLPKEKVLARIRNYLQLIGRRIDSIVLEHEEDPFKQDRMTMRLWKYVSSFSNLSGDRLHQIYSKLKQEQEDEMLDPGRRVNESGKLEAWKRRRRSEAYTYPLVQPPPIHRPLNNGTRPSDPNALGILGAAPPDVRRFGDERPHRGMRPGSFPPRQDFSSGIK; encoded by the exons ATGGCCTTTTTCAAGAATTACTCGGCTGAGACTGTGTCACAGAGCATCCTGGATGAAAACAGCCGGAGCCAAAATGTGAATAGACTGAATAGCTCTTCACGAAATGAGGATGTTGATGGGGCTTTTAGTGCGAGGGAATTTGATATGAACGTAGATGCGCAATATCAAAGCGATGACGAGCCGTATGGCACCAGAATGGTCCAAAATGAAGCAGCAACTGATAATGGAATTAGACTAAATAACTTGCAACCTTCTGGAAGGAGAAACGCTAATGCTGGACAGTGGGGCTCGTCATTTTGGAAGGATTGTAAACCTATGTGTCCTCCTGGAGGTTCAGAGTCAGGACCCGAGTCAAAAAGTGGGTCAGATAATAAATATGATGAAAGATCAGATGACCATTTGACCGATGCCAGGGACTCGGATGATGACGAGGGACCGAAAGAAGTAGACAAGGGTCAAAGAGGCCACCCTGATGTTCCTGCAGAGGAGATGTTGTCTGATGAATATTATGAGCAGGATGGAGACGAGCAGAGTGACAGAGCACCTTATAGAGGATATAAGCATCCCATGGGCATTACTTCTAGAACGTCAATAAACACAAACCCTGTTGCTGCTAGCAGAAAGGTCTCTCGGAATTCAAGGTCTTTGAATATTGACGAAGAGGATGACTTTGGTGATGTCGAAGACAAGAATGATGATGCTGATTATgaagaagaggatgaggaCGACG AAGATGACCCAAATGATGCAGATTTTGACCCTGATGGTCGTGGGACTATTGGTCGTACAACAAATAAG GACGAAGACTGGGATGCTGAAGCTtctgatgaagatgatgtcaGTGATGATGAGGTGGATGTTTCAGATGAAGAAGACTCTTATTATTCGAAGAAACCGAAGGGTAAGCAAGGACATAAAGGGGGATATACTGCCAAGTCTAGTAAAGAACGTAAAGCCGCACCTGCATATAGACGACAGAATAGAGGGAAAGCATTTTCTGATGAAGAGGAGTCATCAGCTAAAGATTCTGACGGTGAGAGCTTTGAGGATCTCAGAGGGGCGTCCAGACGGGGTGCACagatgagaaaaagtaatggtcGACTAAACATGTCGACAAACATCATCAGAGAAAGCAATGAGGTTCGCACTTCTAGCAGATCGGTTCGGAAGGTATCGTATGTTGAAAGCGATGAGAGTGAAGATGTTGATGAAGCCAAGAAGAAAAAGTCGCAAAAG GAAGAAGTTGAAGAGGATGAGGGTGATTCAATTGAAAAGGTACTTTGGCACCAGCCAATGGGTATGGCTGAAGAGGCTCTCAGGAACAACAGACCAGCTGAGCCTGTTCTGCTGAGCCACTTGTTTGATACTGAACCGGATTTGGATGACATGGAGTTCTTGATTAAGTGGAAAGGCCAGTCCCATTTGCACTGTCAGTGGAAATCTCTCGCTGATCTACAAAAT CTTAGCGGTTTTAAGAAGGTGTTAAATTACACAAAGAAGGTGATGGAAGATGTGAAGTTTCGGATGTCAGTCTCGCGTGAGGAG ATTGAGGTCAATGATGTGAGCAAGGAAATGGACTTGGACCTCATCAAGCAATATAGTCAG GTTGAAAGAATAATAGCTGACCGGATTAGTAAAGATGGATCTGGAGGCGTTGTACCTGAGTACCTGGTGAAGTGGCAGGGGCTGTCTTACGCCGAAGCAACCTG GGAGAAGGATGTTGATATTGCATTTGCCCAAGATGCTATTGATGAGTACAAG GCACGAGAAGCTGCTATGGAAGTTCAAGGAAAGGCAGTTGATCCCCAGAGGAAGAAGAGCAAAG CAAGTCTGAGGAAGCTTGATGAACAACCAGAGTGGTTAAGGGGAGGGAAGCTTCGTGATTACCAGTTGGAGGGACTTAACTTCCTGGTGAACAG CTGGAGAAATGATACCAATGTTATCTTAGCTGATGAAATGGGTCTTGGTAAAACAGTGCAGTCAGTTTCCATGCTTGGCTTTTTGCAG AATACTCAACAAATCCATGGGCCATTTCTTGTTGTCGTACCCCTATCCACATTATCAAATTGGGCTAAAGAATTTAGAAAGTGGCTGCCTGATATGAATGTCATTGTGTATGTTGGTACTCGTGCAAGCCGAGAG GTTTGTCAACAATACGAATTTTACAATGATAAGAAAGTTGGCAGGCCCATAAAGTTTAATGCTTTGCTGACCACCTACGAAGTAGTTCTGAAGGACAAAGCTGTCCTTTCCAAGATGAAGTGGAGTTATCTAATGGTTGATGAAGCTCATCGCTTGAAGAACAGTGAGGCACAATTGTACACTACTCTTTCG GAATTTAGCACTAAGAACAAGTTGCTTATAACTGGTACACCGTTACAGAACAGTGTAGAAGAGCTATG GGCTCTGCTTCACTTTCTTGATCCTGATAAGTTTCGGAGTAAAGAAGATTTTGTTCAGAATTACAAGAATCTCAGCTCATTTAACGAAAATGAG CTTGCTAATCTTCATATGGAGTTGAGGCCTCACATTCTAAGAAGAGTTATCAAGGATGTGGAGAAGTCATTGCCTCCGAAAATTGAGCGTATTCTTAGAGTTGAAATGTCACCACTGCAGAAACA GTATTATAAGTGGATTTTGGAGCGCAATTTTCATGACTTAAACAAAGGAGTTCGTGGCAATCAG GTTTCGCTTCTAAATATTGTTGTGGAGCTGAAGAAATGCTGCAATCATCCCTTCCTCTTTGAAAGTGCAGACCATGGTTATGGAGGGGATTGGGTTACCGGTGATAGTAGCAAATTGGAAAGGATTATCTTGAGCAGTGGGAAGCTGGTTATTCTGGACAAATTGCTTGTCAGATTGCATGAGACAAAGCATCGGGTTCTAATATTTTCCCAG ATGGTCAGAATGTTGGATATACTGGCTGAGTACATGTCGCTTCGAGGTTTTCAATTTCAGAGGCTTGATGGCAGCACAAAGGCTGAACTCAGGCAGCAGGCTATGGATCATTTTAATGCTCCCGGTAGTGATGATTTTTGCTTTCTTCTTTCTACTCGAGCTGGTGGCCTTGGCATTAATCTTGCAACAGCAGATACTGTTATTATCTTTGACTCGGACTGGAATCCACAGAATGACTTACAG GCAATGAGTAGAGCTCATCGAATTGGCCAACAAGAGGTCGTCAACATTTACAGGTTTGTCACAAGCAAAAGTGTTGAGGAAGATATCCTGGAAAGAGCCAAAAGAAAGATG GTGCTAGACCATCTGGTGATCCAAAAACTGAATGCTGAGGGTAGGttggagaaaaaagaaacaaagaaaggCAGCTTTTTTGACAAA AATGAATTATCTGCTATCTTGAGATTTGGAGCTGAGGAACTCTTTaaggaagagaaaaatgaTGAGGAAAGTAAGAAGAAGTTGTTGAACCTGGACATTGATGAAATTCTTGAGAGAGCTGAGAAGGTCGAAGAGGAAGATGCTGGAGAGGAAGGACATGAATTGCTGAGTGCATTTAAG GTTGCTAATTTCACCAGTGCTGAAGATGATGGTAGCTTTTGGAGCCGTTGGATAAAGCCAGAAGCTATAGCACAAGCTGAA GAAGCTTTAGCTCCCCGTGCTGCAAGGAGCACTAAAAGTTATGCAGAAGCAAGTCAACCTAGCCAGCCTGATAGAAGCAATAAGAGGCGAAAAAAGGAAACTGAGCCACCGATGAGAGGCTCCAAACGACGCAAAGCTGATTTCTCTGTCCCCTCGGTGCCAACAATTGAGGGGGCATCGGTTCAAGTGAGAGGATGGTCCCATGGCAATTTATCTAAGAGAGATGCATTACGATTTTCTCGTGCG GTTATGAAATTTGGGAATGAGAGTCAGATTGATCTAATTGTATCAGAAGTTGGTGGTGCAATTAGCGCTGCTCCACTTGAAGCACAGATTGAGCTATTCAGTGCCTTGGTTGATGGCTGTAGAGAAGCTGTCAAATTGGGAAATCTGGACCCAAGG CAGGGGACTTTATTGGATTTCTTTGGTGTTTCTGTGAAAGCTAATGATCTACTCACCCGCGTTGAAGAACTCCAGTTACTCGCCAAGCGTATCAGTCGCTATGATGATCCCATCAAACAATTTAGGGTGCTGGCATATCTCAAACCTTCAAATTGGTCTAAAGGCTGTGGTTGGAATCAGA TTGATGATGCAAGACTGCTGCTTGGAATTCATTACCATGGATTTGGCAATTGGGAAAGCATAAGGTTAGACGGGAGGCTTGGACTTATGAAGAAGATTGCTCCTGCAGAACTTCAACACCACGAGACCTTCCTACCTCGTGCTCCAAACTTGAAAGACCGTGCAAATGCCCTCCTGGAAATG GAACTCGCTGCTGTTGGAGGGAAGAACTCCAAAGCTAAAGTGGGGAAAAAGGTGCCTAAGAACTTAAAGGAAACGGCTGCAAGCGCAACTGGAGCAAGGGTCAAGAACGGGATTGCTGGCCCTTCAAGAGTTAATCTCCGGTCAAACAAGGACAGGCTACAGAAACTTCCCAAAGCTGCCGAGCCTTTGGTGAAAGAGGAAGGCGAAATGTCTGACCACGAGGAAGTGTACGAGCAGTTCAAGGAAACGAAGTGGATGGAATGGTGTCAAGATGTCATGGCAGATGAACTGAAGACACTGGATCGTCTCCATAGGTTACAGACTACCAGTGCCAATCTTCCCAAGGAGAAG GTTCTGGCCAGAATACGTAACTATTTACAGCTTATCGGTCGAAGGATTGATAGCATCGTCTTGGAGCATGAGGAGGATCCCTTTAAACAAGACA GGATGACGATGCGATTGTGGAAATACGTGTCTAGCTTCTCGAACCTATCTGGGGATAGACTTCATCAGATTTATTCGAAGCTTAAGCAGGAGCAGGAGGACGAG ATGCTAGATCCGGGAAGAAGAGTCAATGAGTCGGGGAAGCTTGAAGCCTGGAAGCGCAGGAGAAGATCCGAGGCCTACACTTATCCCCTGGTTCAGCCTCCTCCTATCCACCGACCGCTAAATAACGGGACCCGCCCCTCTGACCCCAATGCCTTGGGGATTCTCGGGGCAGCCCCACCCGACGTTAGGCGTTTCGGAGATGAGAGACCCCATCGAGGGATGCGTCCTGGCAGTTTTCCTCCGAGGCAGGATTTCTCATCGGGCATCAAATAA